One genomic segment of Desulforamulus reducens MI-1 includes these proteins:
- the plsY gene encoding glycerol-3-phosphate 1-O-acyltransferase PlsY, giving the protein MVHITTVMIIIGAYLIGSIPFGFLLAYFWKGIDIRKCGSGNIGATNVWRTLGKVPGMIVLILDMIKGISAVLLAKQLENTDIAVLGVALAVMAGHSWPLWLRFKGGKIIATGAGAILALSPMPLLLAFLVWLTTVVVSRYVSLGSILGAVSLPIWMALLNQNRHYLIFSVLVASFAVWKHSSNIGRLIKGTEFKIGQKKT; this is encoded by the coding sequence TTGGTTCATATAACCACAGTAATGATAATTATTGGGGCATATTTAATCGGATCGATTCCCTTCGGGTTTCTTTTAGCTTATTTTTGGAAGGGAATCGATATCCGTAAGTGTGGTAGTGGGAACATTGGTGCTACCAATGTATGGCGCACACTTGGCAAAGTCCCGGGTATGATAGTATTAATTTTAGATATGATAAAGGGGATCTCAGCTGTTTTACTTGCTAAACAGCTAGAGAATACAGATATTGCTGTGCTGGGTGTTGCCCTTGCCGTTATGGCTGGCCATAGCTGGCCCCTATGGCTGAGATTTAAGGGTGGTAAAATTATCGCCACCGGTGCAGGCGCAATTTTAGCACTCTCACCGATGCCTTTGTTATTAGCTTTTTTAGTATGGCTAACGACAGTTGTTGTCAGCCGCTATGTTTCACTGGGTTCTATCCTGGGTGCAGTTTCTTTGCCCATTTGGATGGCTTTATTGAACCAAAATAGACATTATTTGATTTTCTCGGTATTAGTCGCTTCCTTTGCTGTTTGGAAACATTCATCAAATATAGGGCGCCTGATCAAGGGAACTGAGTTTAAAATAGGACAAAAGAAAACATAG
- the spoIIP gene encoding stage II sporulation protein P: MKTKLFRTIVSICCILMGVGIIGRLSFAEMVLPAWNPALLLTSEEVDHLVGKSIDILDEKGNRISQACRGVAVGDEIINSEGQHYRITKVSKGAASAKSLGMDKDFLAWNEYFTDERLAMAAAAPKTGTVGVYHTHSDEAYVPTDGSESIPFKGGIYDVGQSFVQRLKAKSGTNVVYDKTPHDPHDNAAYQRSRRTAMNIMKQNPIAIIDVHRDGIPDPSYYTAKVADTEVSKLRLVVGRQNPNMQANLDFARRMMAYSNKVHPKIVKEIFMAKGNYNQDLMPTALLIEAGTHTNTKQQAENGVALFADAVPTVLGIQGGPTTQAKPNVPGGGVTGDGATGAGGWKAVGWILGLTLILGGGFLLISSGSLKGLSGFGKEFTNYLGPLKKIARKKETNKTKDQSKKADGDMADRAVIDHRDDVTED, from the coding sequence TTGAAGACTAAGCTGTTTCGTACTATAGTAAGTATCTGTTGCATACTTATGGGCGTTGGGATCATTGGACGGTTAAGCTTTGCAGAGATGGTTCTCCCCGCCTGGAATCCGGCTTTGTTATTAACCAGTGAAGAAGTAGACCACCTTGTTGGTAAATCAATCGATATTCTAGATGAAAAAGGGAATAGGATTAGCCAGGCCTGTCGAGGGGTAGCGGTGGGAGATGAGATTATTAACTCCGAAGGACAACATTATCGAATTACTAAAGTTAGCAAGGGTGCAGCTTCTGCCAAATCCCTAGGTATGGATAAGGATTTTCTGGCCTGGAATGAATATTTTACAGACGAACGTCTGGCCATGGCGGCTGCGGCTCCTAAAACAGGAACGGTAGGGGTTTATCATACGCATAGTGATGAGGCTTACGTCCCCACCGATGGTTCAGAAAGCATTCCCTTTAAGGGTGGTATTTACGATGTAGGCCAAAGCTTTGTTCAAAGGCTAAAAGCAAAAAGCGGTACCAATGTAGTCTATGATAAAACACCCCATGACCCCCATGATAATGCTGCCTATCAGCGGTCCAGACGAACTGCGATGAATATTATGAAGCAGAACCCCATAGCCATCATAGATGTGCACCGGGATGGAATTCCAGACCCAAGTTACTATACAGCAAAAGTCGCTGATACCGAGGTTAGTAAACTCAGACTTGTTGTGGGGCGCCAAAACCCCAATATGCAGGCTAACCTGGATTTTGCCAGAAGAATGATGGCCTATTCCAATAAAGTGCATCCGAAGATTGTAAAAGAAATCTTTATGGCCAAAGGAAACTATAACCAGGATTTAATGCCCACGGCCCTTCTTATTGAGGCAGGAACCCATACCAACACGAAACAGCAGGCGGAAAATGGTGTGGCTTTGTTTGCCGATGCTGTACCCACTGTTCTGGGTATTCAGGGAGGTCCAACAACACAAGCAAAACCAAATGTTCCAGGAGGCGGTGTAACAGGTGATGGGGCAACTGGTGCAGGTGGTTGGAAAGCTGTTGGTTGGATACTAGGTTTAACTCTTATCCTTGGTGGAGGATTTCTGCTGATAAGCTCTGGTAGCTTAAAGGGCTTGTCAGGCTTTGGGAAAGAATTTACCAATTACCTTGGGCCTTTGAAAAAGATAGCAAGAAAAAAAGAAACAAATAAAACAAAAGATCAATCTAAAAAAGCCGATGGGGATATGGCAGATAGAGCTGTGATAGACCATAGGGATGATGTTACAGAAGATTAA
- a CDS encoding NAD(P)H-dependent glycerol-3-phosphate dehydrogenase: protein MAKVAMIGAGSWATALAQVLAQNNNSVLLWARRPELAQLINEGENKRYLPGVQLHPSLSADTDLEKVLHQAEAVVFGVPSHGFRELLQKSRPYIKSDAFIINVAKGLEESTLLRLSEVCASEFGEAVLSRYAVLSGPSHAEEVGLNIPTAVVAAAQEIRMAEYVQDLFMSQDFRVYTNPDLVGVELGGALKNIIALGTGIADGLGFGDNTKAAMMTRGLAEITRLGYSMGANLLTFAGLAGVGDLIVTCTSMHSRNRRCGIAIGQGKTIQEAVESVNMVVEGIRTTHVAWELAKNQGVEMPITEQTYQVLFHGLSPRDAVLNLMGRGKKNEVEELSLATYNIIQ, encoded by the coding sequence ATGGCCAAGGTAGCAATGATCGGGGCTGGCAGTTGGGCAACAGCTTTGGCCCAGGTGTTGGCCCAAAACAACAATTCTGTGCTTCTCTGGGCAAGAAGGCCGGAACTGGCCCAGTTAATAAACGAAGGGGAAAACAAAAGATACCTTCCCGGTGTTCAATTGCACCCTTCTCTTTCAGCAGATACTGATTTGGAAAAAGTTCTACACCAAGCAGAGGCTGTAGTATTTGGTGTTCCTTCCCATGGATTTCGGGAACTGTTACAGAAATCCCGGCCCTATATAAAATCTGATGCTTTCATTATTAATGTAGCAAAGGGCTTGGAAGAAAGCACCCTTCTACGACTATCAGAAGTATGTGCCAGTGAATTTGGGGAAGCAGTATTAAGCCGTTATGCGGTTCTTTCCGGCCCCAGTCATGCAGAGGAAGTGGGACTAAATATTCCTACGGCTGTGGTTGCCGCTGCCCAAGAGATTAGAATGGCAGAATACGTGCAGGATCTATTTATGTCACAGGACTTCCGTGTCTATACTAATCCGGATTTAGTGGGAGTGGAATTAGGTGGAGCCTTAAAAAACATTATCGCTCTGGGTACAGGTATTGCTGACGGTTTGGGGTTTGGAGATAATACAAAAGCAGCTATGATGACAAGGGGTCTAGCCGAAATTACTCGACTGGGATATAGTATGGGAGCAAATCTTTTAACCTTTGCAGGATTAGCAGGTGTAGGTGATTTGATTGTAACCTGTACTAGCATGCATAGCCGAAATAGAAGGTGCGGTATTGCAATCGGTCAAGGTAAAACTATTCAGGAAGCTGTGGAAAGTGTAAACATGGTGGTGGAAGGCATACGTACTACTCACGTTGCCTGGGAGTTAGCTAAGAATCAAGGAGTGGAAATGCCTATCACGGAGCAAACCTATCAGGTATTATTTCATGGACTGTCTCCAAGAGATGCTGTTTTAAATTTAATGGGCAGAGGAAAAAAGAACGAGGTCGAAGAATTGTCCTTAGCAACATACAATATAATACAATAA
- a CDS encoding YIEGIA family protein: MEKYLLVTVIGIAAGFLSRVALLRVDYRQYPGYPHGFVTHLSLGFIAASLGAIAVPALVEPDYAAFTFLALAAQQFRDIRSMERQTLESLEESELVQRGKDYIEGIARTFEARNYLVMATSFLTALIVQYMGFIVGIAAGIVLVLISLLFKSGNTIGDICEVLPAKLHFKDTILHVEHINIMSVGLKERRKKILQDGLGVLIKPKNDDARATIHDIGQRLAIAHTAGTILGTKKDVDLPEFTPMLRKDPDTGQVGFYIVPNEPDIKALVEAVKKTPVLESAASRPLKSKAGRYAAD; encoded by the coding sequence ATGGAAAAATACCTATTGGTTACGGTTATTGGGATTGCAGCGGGCTTTTTATCTAGAGTTGCTCTGTTGCGGGTGGACTATCGCCAATATCCCGGTTATCCACACGGTTTTGTAACCCATCTGTCACTGGGATTTATTGCAGCTTCCTTGGGGGCCATAGCGGTGCCTGCGCTGGTAGAACCGGATTATGCTGCATTCACTTTTTTAGCTCTGGCAGCTCAACAATTTAGAGATATTCGAAGCATGGAAAGACAAACCTTGGAAAGCTTAGAAGAAAGTGAATTAGTACAGAGAGGCAAAGATTATATTGAGGGTATAGCCAGAACCTTTGAAGCTCGTAATTATTTAGTGATGGCCACGTCCTTTTTAACTGCCTTAATAGTTCAATATATGGGTTTTATTGTAGGTATAGCCGCAGGGATTGTTTTAGTATTGATCAGCCTGTTGTTTAAATCAGGTAACACCATTGGTGATATTTGTGAAGTGCTGCCTGCTAAGTTGCATTTTAAAGATACCATTTTGCATGTGGAGCATATCAATATCATGTCTGTGGGTCTTAAAGAGCGTCGTAAGAAAATATTACAGGATGGACTTGGTGTATTAATAAAACCTAAAAATGATGATGCTAGAGCCACCATTCACGACATTGGCCAGAGGTTGGCCATTGCGCATACTGCGGGGACGATACTGGGAACGAAAAAAGATGTGGATTTGCCAGAATTTACACCAATGTTAAGAAAAGACCCGGATACTGGGCAGGTAGGATTTTATATTGTACCCAATGAACCAGATATAAAGGCTTTGGTAGAAGCGGTTAAGAAGACGCCGGTATTGGAAAGTGCTGCTTCCAGACCCTTGAAGTCCAAGGCCGGAAGATATGCGGCAGATTAA
- a CDS encoding DUF512 domain-containing protein: protein MKNNGLYITDVENGSIAEEIGIQPGDRLVAINKEPIRDVLDYRFLCANEEVLAKIVTASGEEWEIEIEKDYEDDLGLDFGEHSFGPIRRCHNRCLFCFVDQMAPSMRESLYIKDDDYRLSFWQGNFVSLTNVKDEELKRIIDQKLGPLYISVHTTNSELRCRMLNNRHAGKILEQLKMLAEAGIEMQTQVVLCPGINDGEELKRTIRDLALLWPQVHSLAVVPVGVTKYREGLYSLRTFTETEAQGVIDLIEDYQNKFMSLWDYPFVYASDEFYVMAGKPIPPTENYGDFPQTENGIGLARLFLDEWAEVEEELPNEIDDHRRITLVTGTSGETFLRLVTDRLNLIKGLTVELRVVQNNFFGNTVTVTGLLTAGDIIGALKGKEIGDLLVLPTVMLRNGEEVFLDDLRVSDVSEQLGVSVTVAEGPRDLVEIVLGLDEK from the coding sequence ATGAAAAACAATGGTTTATACATAACAGATGTTGAAAATGGCAGTATTGCAGAGGAAATAGGTATTCAACCTGGAGATCGCCTGGTTGCCATTAATAAAGAGCCTATACGAGATGTTTTAGATTATCGATTCCTTTGTGCCAACGAAGAAGTGCTGGCTAAGATAGTCACTGCCAGTGGTGAAGAATGGGAAATTGAAATTGAGAAGGATTATGAAGATGATCTGGGGTTGGATTTTGGCGAGCATTCCTTTGGGCCAATTAGACGATGCCATAATCGTTGCCTCTTTTGTTTTGTGGATCAGATGGCTCCGAGCATGCGAGAATCTCTGTATATAAAAGACGATGATTATCGTCTTTCTTTTTGGCAGGGTAATTTTGTATCCTTGACCAATGTTAAGGATGAAGAACTGAAACGAATCATAGACCAAAAACTAGGGCCATTATATATATCTGTGCATACAACAAACTCTGAATTACGCTGTCGCATGCTAAACAATCGCCATGCCGGAAAAATACTGGAACAACTTAAGATGCTTGCTGAGGCGGGTATTGAAATGCAAACCCAGGTTGTATTATGCCCAGGCATCAACGATGGCGAAGAACTGAAGCGAACCATCCGTGACTTAGCCCTGCTATGGCCGCAAGTACACTCCCTGGCAGTGGTTCCAGTGGGTGTTACAAAATACAGGGAAGGGCTCTATAGCCTGCGAACCTTTACTGAGACAGAGGCACAAGGAGTTATTGATCTCATTGAAGATTATCAGAATAAATTTATGAGTCTTTGGGACTATCCCTTTGTTTATGCATCCGATGAATTTTACGTAATGGCAGGAAAACCAATCCCACCTACCGAAAATTATGGGGACTTTCCTCAAACAGAAAATGGCATTGGTCTTGCGAGATTATTTTTGGATGAATGGGCAGAGGTTGAAGAGGAGTTACCCAATGAAATTGATGATCACCGTCGAATAACACTGGTAACGGGTACCTCTGGTGAAACCTTTTTAAGGCTTGTGACTGATCGATTAAACCTTATCAAAGGGCTAACCGTAGAACTAAGGGTAGTACAAAACAATTTCTTTGGCAATACAGTGACCGTTACGGGGCTTTTAACAGCCGGGGATATCATAGGGGCCTTAAAGGGCAAAGAAATAGGAGACTTATTGGTGCTTCCTACAGTTATGCTTAGAAACGGAGAAGAAGTGTTCTTAGATGATTTAAGGGTAAGTGATGTTTCAGAGCAACTGGGAGTATCAGTAACTGTGGCAGAAGGACCTCGTGATTTGGTTGAGATTGTTTTAGGATTAGACGAGAAATAA
- the der gene encoding ribosome biogenesis GTPase Der, whose product MPKPIVAIVGRPNVGKSTLFNRIVGARIAIVEDMPGVTRDRLYQDAEWQGREFTLVDTGGLDFAEDIITAQIRKQAELAIYEADIILFVVDAREGLTAIDEEVGRTLRRADKPVILVANKVEHFDKIPYYDFYQLGLGDPVPVSAAEGLNTGDLLDELVKNLPAQDEDPYPPDTIRIAVIGRPNVGKSSLVNTILGEERVIVSNIPGTTRDAIDSSFEKNGKNYVLVDTAGMRRRKKIDLPTERYSVVRALRAVDRCDVALMVFDATEGIAEQDKRIVGYAHEKGKAIILIINKWDLIEKDDKTMNRFEKKIREELAFLDYVPTLYISALTKQRVPKVLETVDFVAEEASKRVATADLNNLIREATQHNPPPADKHRRLKIFYATQGGVKPPTFILFVNEPEIMHFSYQRYLENKIRDTYGFKGTPIRFFLRKREGKDI is encoded by the coding sequence TTGCCCAAACCCATAGTAGCAATTGTCGGACGACCCAACGTTGGGAAGTCCACACTCTTTAACCGTATTGTTGGTGCCCGTATTGCCATAGTAGAAGATATGCCTGGTGTAACCAGAGACAGATTATATCAGGATGCCGAATGGCAGGGGCGCGAATTTACCCTGGTTGATACCGGTGGTTTAGATTTTGCAGAAGATATCATCACCGCACAAATTAGAAAGCAAGCTGAATTAGCAATCTATGAAGCAGATATAATCCTATTTGTGGTGGATGCCAGAGAGGGCTTAACTGCCATCGATGAGGAAGTAGGCAGGACCCTGAGAAGGGCTGACAAACCTGTTATCTTGGTGGCTAACAAAGTTGAACATTTTGATAAGATTCCTTACTATGACTTTTATCAATTGGGACTGGGCGATCCGGTGCCTGTATCTGCCGCAGAGGGCTTAAATACTGGCGATTTATTGGATGAATTAGTTAAGAACTTGCCGGCCCAAGATGAAGACCCCTATCCGCCGGATACCATTCGTATTGCTGTTATTGGCAGGCCCAATGTTGGAAAATCATCCTTGGTAAATACTATTTTGGGGGAAGAACGGGTTATTGTAAGTAACATTCCCGGCACCACCAGAGATGCCATTGACTCCTCCTTTGAGAAAAATGGGAAAAATTATGTTTTGGTTGATACTGCGGGGATGAGACGACGGAAAAAAATTGACCTGCCAACTGAGAGATATAGCGTTGTCCGTGCCTTGAGGGCAGTGGACCGCTGCGATGTGGCATTAATGGTTTTTGATGCAACCGAAGGGATAGCCGAACAGGATAAAAGAATTGTTGGATATGCCCATGAAAAAGGCAAAGCGATTATTTTGATTATTAATAAGTGGGATCTTATAGAAAAAGACGACAAAACCATGAATCGCTTTGAAAAAAAAATACGGGAAGAATTGGCATTCTTAGACTATGTACCCACTTTGTATATCTCGGCGTTAACCAAACAGCGTGTCCCAAAGGTTCTTGAAACAGTGGATTTTGTAGCGGAAGAGGCCAGTAAACGTGTGGCCACTGCAGATCTGAACAATCTAATCCGTGAAGCGACCCAGCACAACCCGCCTCCGGCTGATAAACATCGCCGATTAAAGATTTTCTATGCAACCCAGGGGGGTGTAAAACCACCAACTTTTATTTTGTTTGTTAATGAACCGGAAATCATGCATTTCTCATATCAACGTTACTTGGAAAATAAAATAAGAGATACCTACGGTTTTAAAGGTACCCCTATTCGGTTTTTCCTGCGAAAAAGAGAAGGCAAGGACATCTAG
- a CDS encoding capping complex subunit for YIEGIA, giving the protein MKGEVDLSKGSIVAAVTIVPDNIQGDVPIIIAKDEDDREKLAGHIANVLQSTVHDLGNGTYIIVQH; this is encoded by the coding sequence ATGAAGGGGGAGGTAGATCTGTCTAAGGGAAGCATCGTGGCAGCAGTCACCATTGTGCCGGATAATATTCAGGGAGATGTCCCCATTATTATAGCAAAGGATGAGGACGATCGAGAAAAATTGGCTGGCCATATTGCAAATGTTTTACAAAGTACTGTTCATGATCTAGGTAATGGAACCTATATAATTGTTCAACACTAA